Genomic DNA from Mus caroli chromosome 8, CAROLI_EIJ_v1.1, whole genome shotgun sequence:
GAAACCTGAAGATCCGAGGTGGCTAGGAGAGCTAGGGGTGGGACTCTAGCCCAGCATCCATATAGCCCCGGCGTCTGTCAGTATCCccaggagggagagacaagagtCTCCATGCCTGTCTCCCCAGCACACTTGGGATGCTGGGGTAAGAGGGTTAGCCTAGACTAGTAACAAGACTGTgtagaacaagaagaaaaggggggccAGGGGGAGGcttgaaagggaagagaggggagaggttgTCACCATCCTCCAAAGCTGTGAGGATGACTGCTGTGTTTTGAGGTCTTGGTGACTAAGGGTCACCTCCAACTCCAAAGTTGTCCTTTTGCTATGActtagtgtgtgtacatgtgtatttatgAGATATGCATGACCCTCCTACATATGTAAAATGTGTATTGAGAATAAAAAAGGAGGGCTTCTGCAATGCTGCCTTATCATGTTGCCAGTGTGGTCTGGCCCAGTCATGTTCAAGAGTGCTCAGTCAGAGCCTTGAGCCTCTGAGTCTCTGTCTAAGAGGACTTAGGAGTGTGACTGCCTATGTGCTGTGAGCACAGGTGCTGTGTATGATACAATAGGTCCATGTGTGAGAGCagggatcagaggacaacttagcaTGCAGATCCTAGCCTTCtactgtgagacagggtctcttgtttacCTGAGTCCCTCAGGTCGGCTGTCCAACAGGCTCCAAGGAGTCTCTGGTTTCCTCTTCCCACCTTGCTGtaggagtgctaggattatagactaGTGCTGCTGTCCCactttatgtgggctctggggacttgaactcaggccttcatgaCTGCAGCAAGTATGGCtgacgtgtgtatgtgtgtgtgtgtgtgtgttatgaatcAACAGGATGTCCTTGAAGGGCTATCTGGAGTCCCTGCCTCCCAAACTGACCCTGACAAGGGCTGCAGGACCTTGTGGAAGTCTCATGGGAATTGGGGATGCCCATGCTCTGCTGTGGATTTCAGAGTGTAGGGGCGCACAACGTAGAGGGCCCCACCTCCTTCAGCTATATGGCTCAGGCCTGACTGGGGCCTGAGCTGTGTTTCAGAGCAAGGTCCCTAGGCTTCTGGCCGATGCCCATTTGCTGAGCATGATGGAGTATAGCTGATGACTCCAGAGGTAGTTGGGCCAGCCAGTGCTATGCAAGACctagaagccagcctggattatatTTCTCAGATATTAAATAAATCCGAGCCATGTTGTTGGCAGATTTAGCTACATGGTTACTGTATTCCTGGATCCTTATCTTTTTTTACTGGCAAAGAAACCCAGGGTCTTTTGTATAGTAAGTGTTCCACCCTTGAGCCAtgctcccagcccctcactgggggattctaggctggGGCTCTACTGCCCCAGTCTAATGTTCCATCTTTGGCCATCAATTTCATCCCCAGTAGCCAGTGTCACATTTACATCTATGGACAGAAAGATGCACAGAGCATGTGGACAACACACCTGCAATCCTCAACTCTCTTTCACAAGGATAGCcaggggagagatggctcagagtgaagagtactggctgctcctgCTGATGACCCAGTTGTGCGAGCACCCCATGTGATCATCTGTAAGTCTAGACTAAGGACCTGCCGGCCTCCTCCTGTACTAGGCATGCACAGTTatgcaaagcacccatacacaaaatGCTTTTTATAGTACCAAATAGTGGCCATGCAGTGGTGCTGTccacctctaaccccagcacttgggaggcagaagcagagaggccagcctggtctacagagcaagttccaggacagccagagctacaatgAGAAACCTtatctagaaaaattaaaaacaaaagtgctAAGTAGCTTGACCCCGTTTAGGGCTGAAGTTCATAGAGTGGGAGGTGGAGCCAGAGTTGAAGAAGTAAGAAGCAggagatatttaaaattttattaaatatactcTGTTGGCACAAatcttcaaaatatataaacattatatataaacaAAGTGTCTTCATGGCATCAAAATAGAACTCCAGACTGGACAGTGACCACAGAGGAGGGCAGCCATAGAGCTACTGGACAGTGACCATGGGGGAGGGCAGCCACAGAGCTACTGGGGGGATATGGggaagcaagaagatcaggaaCCCAGGACACCCTCACTTCTCCTGCCCTGCTGGTTGCTTGATGCAGGGCTCAAGCCAACCATCTACATGGTGCAACCTACTGGGGTGACCCAGGAGCCTCAGTCACCTCCGGCCTCCTGGTAAAGGATGCCTAGACTCTCCATCCCAGGCGGGGAAGAGAGTAGCAGTACACTCACAAGAGGACAGTCCCTCTCAGCCACCAGAGGCtgccgggggcgggggggggggatgtctgGGGATATGGTGGGGATGGCCCATCACCATCCacggaggcagagagatggccgAGCGTCACAGGCACAAGGTACGAAATACAGAATGAACAAAGACTGCAGCAAGAATTGTAAATGCCCAGGGCTCGAGCCACCCTGCTCAGGTCCTGCATGTGAGATGGCTGCCATGCAGCTGTGGGAATCAACACCCAGATCACCTCTGAGCCAGAGCCGCATTGCATAGGAAGGGCAGGGGTTTTATGTGCAGTCCTGGGGCAGGATAACTAGAAACTAAAGGTaggtggggcagtggtggcgcacgcctttaatcccagcacttgggaggcagaggcaggcggatttctgaatttgaggccagcctggtctacagagtgagttccaggacagccagggctatacagaaaccctgtctcgaaaaaaaaaaagagagagagagagagaaagaaagaaagaaagaaagaaagaaagaaagaaaggaaggaaggaaagagaaagagagagaaaagaaaaagactaaagGCAGGAGGGCTGCTCTAAGTTGGAGGCTAGCCCAGATAACACTCAgaagcaggacagccagggcttctggCTGGGACTGTCTCAAAGACCCTAAATCAAGAACCCCAGACACCAGGAAAGGCAAGATTTTCCTGTGCCACCTAGGGAACCCGGGGGAGGGGGTGTTCTCCTTGTGTCAGCTGGCTGGTGGTCCCTGGATACCCCAGCCTTTCCCTGCTCCCCAGGTCATGGATACATCTGTACTCATTCACACAGGAaaagccacccacccatctttgGGCTTCATGTGGCCTGGCTGGATGACAGCCACAGAAGGCAGTTTCAAGAGCTTGAGCCCTACCTCCATGGGTGCTATGCATATAAGAAGCTTTGGGCCTGCATTTGGCCTGATTGGTGTACTTTGGAAGACACCCCAGATCAGTGATACCCACATGGGCATTTCCAGTGGGGTCTAAACTTGACACTCCTGCCTGGTGGCCATGGGGCCTCCTGGAAAAGTACAAGCCAGGTAGTTGGCAATGGTCAGGTGCAGCCCTCAGAAATAGGATGGGCACAGTGCTCTGGGGAGAAAGCTATGTGGGCAAGAGCAGCCATTTGTCACCTGGGAGAggataggcaggcatggtggaggatTGAGGGACACAGGTACAACCACCACTGAGCAAACTGTGACCCTCCAGTGTGTGGCTTAAAAGGAATTGCTATCACATCTGTAGGCCAGGCACGGTCATAGCAAGAAGGGATGGGCTCTGAGCCCCGTGTGCCAATGGGCACTAGATCAGCAGCAGGTCTGAGGACACAGGGCCAGGAAGTGCAATTGACCCATTAGGGGCCTTTGGGTAACACCTCAGGAGACTCACCAGCCAATAGCAAGGAACTGAAGGGAGGGGACAGCCAAGATCCATCATCACAATGTCACACCCTGAGGGCCAGCTATGGGCCTACAGCCCCAAGTCAGGTCCCGCCCTCCTGCCCATCCTCAAGGTACCACAGGGCTGCGAGCACACAGCTGCATGCCCCTGCTCGAACAGCTCACCATCCACTGTTGTGTTAGCCTAGCTCTGCAGCCGGCGCAGCAGAATCTGCATGAGGTCGAAAGTGGTGAAGCTGATCCCCACGGCAATTGGGCCCTTCAGCCAGTTCATGCTCAGGCCCTTGTAGAGGCCCCGCACCGCGCCCTCCTCACGTACAATGGAGCGTAGCGTGCTCAGGATGGAGCCGTGCTGGTGGCCCGTGACACCTGCTGTCTGCATGCGCCGCCGCACCACGTCCAGAGGGTAGGAGGCCGACTGCCCGATAAGGCCAGCACAGGCCCCGAAGACCATGCGCTCAAAGGGGTAGGGCTGCGGGCGGCCACTGTACTCTGCAGGGCAGAGGGCACATGAGTGCCACACTTGAAGAAACTAAGGCCCCGCTTCCTGGCCACCCTTTCTTAGTTTTGATGCTGGGAATGGGACCCACACCCTAGCCTAACACAACACACACTTTGCAGCAGTGAGACTTACACGGTGGCCCAGGCTATCTATGTAGTAGTTTCCCCTCACCTATGGGGTACAGGTTCCCATTCTGCAGTTTTCAGTGCCCCATCATCTGTGGAGATGAATCCCAAGATTCTCCATGGATGCCTGGACCCTTAGAgtacagggctatacagacagtTTCCTCCTACATGGAGGACGTGCCTCTGCCTGACTTCCGTAAGCTAATGAGGACTGTAGCAATGTGCAGGGACAGCTGTGTGAGTGTAGTCTCCTGCTAGGGACGTTGGGGCATCTACCGCTCCATCTAGTGCCCTAGCACAGCCCATACCACAGGAGAAGAACAGCCAAACATGCTGCTGTGGATTCTCAGATCATGGCGCCAGGGATCAACAACCTCCTGGTGCAGGTGCAGCACAGGCTCAAGGAACCTCTGATGACAGGTTCTATTGTCAGTTGGTGTTCTGTGGCAGGAGTGTCACtggctagcccaggctggcctccacctcctGCCCTGGCCTCCTGAGTGGGACAGCAGGCATGAGCCAGCACACCCATAGACTGAAAGGGTCTCAGCATCCTGCACTTGTGCTGTGTGCAGACTTTCTTCTTGTCACTGTTGCCAGCTGAACTCAGTGACTACTGTGGACAGCATCTCCGCATCCAGGCGGTCTGCCTTACTGCCGAGGGTGAGCTGCGGGAAGAGCGGCTCTACGCCTGACTTGAGACATCACTGTGCCACTGCACAGAGGGGATGCAGGCACTGTGGACTAGGGGGCCTTGAGGGTCCAAGACACTGTCCACACACATTGAGGGTTTGATACATAGTCTTGTtaggtagcacaggctggccttgagcctatagcaatcctcctgcctcattctccctGAACGCTCAGATCACAGGTACACCCACCACTCCTGGATTCTGAAGCCATCTCCAGAGTGCTACCCACAGTCCCAGTGAGAGGCTTCAACTGTTCTAGATTGTTAATGTTTAATGAAACCCTGAGGGGCTGGGGCTGCTGCCTGCCTGCAGGGTGCTTCTCTCAAATCCAAGAGGCCCTGGGTCTCATCCCTAGCACCTCATGCGTGTGAGAAGCAGGCTtgtgaccccagtgctggggggaGGAGAGTGAGGCACAGTTTAAAGTCTTGCTCAGCTACAAGGCAAACTTGAGGCCAGTTTGTGTTCCACAATGAATGGACACATGAAAGGTTACAGCCCAAGCTCCTGGGTCCCACTGGACAGAGGGTATCTTTGAATTGGGCTCTGGATCCCCGCCTGACCTCCTGTGTGGCTCTGGGTGATAGGGTTCACAGGGACAGCTCCCCGAGGCcccatctcttctctccatctccccttaCCTCGGTGCAGGCTCTTCAGTGACTCGTACGTGAAGAAGCTGAGTCCCGCATAGGGAATGACACCCAGCACAGTGGGAGTGAACCCGAAATAGAGggtcttcagtccttcctctctcGAGATTCGGATGAAGACATGAAAGATGTTGCTGTACCTACGAAGACCATGTGATAGGGCTTGGTGCCCCATCTTGGAGCACCCCATCACTCCTCCTGTCCAGGACAAAGTGAAGGACTCCATGGAGATAGCACCACCTGCCCGGCCTCCCACACTGCAGTCACTCGGCTGGCCCCAGTGCCTTGTGCATGTGCCAAGCAGGTGTCCTACCCCTGAACCGCAaagtaccccaggctggcctcagactcttagagatccaactgcctctgcctcctgaatgctgggattaaattcgTACACCACTATGGCCTGGCTACCCTTAAGTATCTTGTCTTTCTGGAACCCTGCAGAATCTCACACCCAGGACGGATCCCCAGCAAGCACCCTAGATACAGCAGCACCAGCATGGACCCTGGGGTAGACTCACATTTCCTTAGGCGTCACAGCCATCCTTGCTCTAACCAGGTCCAAAGGGTACGTGAGGGAAGCCGCAGTGGTTCCTGCCAAGGCGCCAGCCAGGAGGCGTGGCCATGGGGGCAGGGCTCTGTGGACAGGCAGAATAAGTTGAGACTTCGGTAGGTGCAGAGGATGCCTACACctcagcctggggtacatggaGCAACACAAGTCCCAAGAGGGTTCCAAGTGGCTGACCTTATGGGGTCTCTTAAGACAGTAACAAATGTGACCTCGTCCCCCTCCCCATCTGCAATAGTGAAATATCTTCCTTGAGGCTGGGGCTACATGGTGCCCTGCAATCTGGGGAATCAGATCTCAGCAGAAAAGTAAGTGAATGAGAGTTAAGGAGGCAGCACAGTGACTGAGGGAAGGAACAGAGGGTGGGGTGAAGGGGTAGGGAGTGGTCCCTCCTAGAGGCACGGTGAGTGAGGGCCGGAGCCTGGgtgaagagggcattgcatcagGAACCCAAAGCAGGTGTGTGGGATGGATGGGGCcctgtggggaggggcaggaccAGGAGGGCAGGGAACCAGCAGGCCTCACTCTCCACGAAAGCCATAGTAGTGGCCCAGGATGCGCTTGTATTCTTCGTGTGCGCTGAACTGGATGGCTGCATAAGGAATCACTCGCACCATGGTGGCTGAGTTCCCGCGCCAAAGGCTGAGGAAGCCCTCATTGAGGTAGGTGAAGTAGAGGAGCCGGAAGGCCTCCTGGGGAAAACAGGGAGTCAGCACCTCTTTGCCATCACCGGCCCTGAGCACACCATGCAAGCAGTGCCCTCAACTGCAGAGAGGGTGGGTAGTGGAGCGcccctgcaccaggcctgcccaGCTAGTAGCAGCCTAAGCTGTGATCAGCCACACTTCCTGCACCCTGTTCTCAGTCCCCCTCAAATGCTGGATGCTAGTGATTGACAGAAACAGGGGCGGGA
This window encodes:
- the Slc25a42 gene encoding mitochondrial coenzyme A transporter SLC25A42; the protein is MGNGVQEGSVRLREDAEAVLAGAVSSKRDHRQVLSSLLSGALAGALAKTAVAPLDRTKIIFQVSSKRFSAKEAFRLLYFTYLNEGFLSLWRGNSATMVRVIPYAAIQFSAHEEYKRILGHYYGFRGEALPPWPRLLAGALAGTTAASLTYPLDLVRARMAVTPKEMYSNIFHVFIRISREEGLKTLYFGFTPTVLGVIPYAGLSFFTYESLKSLHREYSGRPQPYPFERMVFGACAGLIGQSASYPLDVVRRRMQTAGVTGHQHGSILSTLRSIVREEGAVRGLYKGLSMNWLKGPIAVGISFTTFDLMQILLRRLQS